The Pseudomonadota bacterium genomic interval TTGCATCCGCATTCTTATTTATCCAAGTTAAGTTATCCTCAGAAATCTGATTTAATATTTCAATGCTTTCCTTCGACCACTGTCTAAATTTCGTAATAGTCAACGCAGCCCCTGCAAACATAGCAGCAAATGGATGAGCAAGAGATAACCCTACTAAGGCCCTAGAAGTAAGAATTATAGCAGGCAATAATGACAATTTTAGGGTGTCTACAACAAATTTAACACTTTGGTCTAACCCACCAAAAGCTTCAGTTACATTCAATATTTCCTTAAGTGCAACTGTTCCTAAATCATTTCTGAAATAATTCCTAGTCTTTTCTAATTCAATCTGTAACCGTCTACCAGTACTTTCCAGTGCAATATCCACTGCTTTATTATAATAACCCATACTATCAGCAATAGCTAAAATATCTTCTTTAACCTCTTGCATAGCCCTGCCTGTTAATAACATGGCACCAGCCATACCACGTTGTCTTGGTACTAATGCCGCAAGTTCAGTAGATAATCCTTTAGTTTCATCACGTAAGGCATCAAAAGTACCCAATATCCCTCTCGATGCAATTAACTGTTCACCAGAGGAAACATTCATCCTATCAAAGAATTCTTTCATAGCCTCAGTAGGCTTTAGTAAAGCTGTAAATACACCGCGCAATTGAGTAAAGGTTTCATTAGATTTCAAACCATGTCTAGTTAATGTAGCAGTAATACCTAATAATTCATTAAGACTAATGCCAAGTTGCTCAGCAGGTACTATTACTTGTCCAATATTCGCTAATTCTTCACCACGAATACGCCCAACTTCAATTGTCTTAAAATATTTTGCAGCTAGTGTATTAGCCTCTTCAACAGTCTCACCATAAGTATTAATAGCCGTAGACAAAATGTTAACTGCATCTTTAGTCGAGACTAATGCAGTTATAGCAAACTTAGCTGCCTCTTCCATAAATTTAAAAGCTTGTGCACCGCTGACAACCTGATTAGATATTGCTTCATAACCACCAGCAATAACATCTAACATATCAATACCATATGAATTGGATACTTTTTCAAACCCCTTCTGCCATTCAGCCGTAGTCAATTGATTATTTTGTGAAATTGTCCTAACTTCAGCTAATCTCTTTTGAAGTTCAATAGCAGATAGAATACCAGCTTGCAAATTCCTAATAAGCGAGGATATTGCTTGATGTGCTAACTGAACTGCTACTAACTTAATAGCTAATTCCCAAGAAATACTGAACCTAACCATTTCATCTTTTGCTTTTTTGATGCTCGTTGCTACTGAATTAAACTGATTACCCCAACGAGCATCAACTTTACTATAAGCAGCAGTAACTAACTGCAATTGACTATATACTTCAGACATTTCTTTAGACATCGCCTTCATAGGCGTATTTGTCTTAAGATTTGACCAAAGATTATTAAGTTGATTTAATGATACATTATATTTTAGCATCAACTCAGATAATTTATTCTGAGAAGATTGAAATCCAGTAAAATCAGCAATATTTGCCTTGTTTAATTTACCTTGGTCTACTCCTAAGACACTCTGCACACCACTAGATATATTGTTCTGTTTTATTGCTTGTTGATTACTTAATATAATCGCTTTAGTACGCTGATGTAATAATTGCTCCTCTAAAACAATTTCTCTTTTAATATCCGCAATAACCTTAGAACTACGTTTTGATGCAGCCGACTCTGCTTTACTCTGTTCAACTGAATATAGCCCTACTTCCTTATTCAAAGTAACCTGAACTGTTTCCTCTTCTTTCAATTTAGCAATTTTCTGATTAGTAAATATCTCATCTTTATTTATAGGTGCATTACGCGCAGTCCACATTGCCTCTTCTTGAGCACGTTGGCTTAGCGCTGATTCAAATCCCTTAACTCTTAATTGCTGTGCTTGATTCTGTATTTCAGCAGTCGCAGCTTTTTCTTTACTATTGATTGTATCCCAAGTTCTCACTACTTGTTGAAGAGCTGTATATACTTCCTTTACTCCTTGATTCATAGGCCCCATAGACGTATTACTAGACATACTCGCAAGCATACCACGGACATCGTCCATATACAATTTATTTTTAGCCATAGACTGTGCAAGATTCTGAGAGGCCTGTTGATAATTTCCAAAGTCTTGTGTATTTGCTCTACCTAAAGTAGACTCATCTGCTCCAATAAGACCACTTATCCGTGGTACATTACGTTGAAATCTCCTTTCCTCATTATGCAATTCAATTATTGCAGCTTTCAGTTTATTTGTTGCCGCTACATTAGAATCCATTACTGTTGAAACAGATAAATCACCTTTAACCATCTTAAATGTAGCTGATAATGTTTCCATATCCTGATTCATTACTTTAATAGTAGCAGATGCATCCGATACACGCAACTTCATTATTGAGAAAATTTCATTATATTTATTTAATTCAGTCAATAATTCTTGTGCATTGATTTTTGTGCCTTTCATAGACACACCAACCATCATCAATGCATCCCGAACCTTATTCATATTATTTGTGTCTGGTGTTGACATTAGACCCTCACTGAACCTGTTTCAAAGAATTTTGATGCAGATTCGTTAACAATCATTGGTAACAAATTATCGATTTCATTATTAAAGGCTGCATTAGCTTGGGGCAATGCATTCCAAGCTGAACCATTGGTATACCCCATTTCATGTAGATACCATTGATAAACATTAATTTTGAATTCAAACTTGAAAACCCAATTACTTATATCTCCAAAATCTAATATATAGCAGTGCTCACC includes:
- a CDS encoding phage tail tape measure protein, translated to MSTPDTNNMNKVRDALMMVGVSMKGTKINAQELLTELNKYNEIFSIMKLRVSDASATIKVMNQDMETLSATFKMVKGDLSVSTVMDSNVAATNKLKAAIIELHNEERRFQRNVPRISGLIGADESTLGRANTQDFGNYQQASQNLAQSMAKNKLYMDDVRGMLASMSSNTSMGPMNQGVKEVYTALQQVVRTWDTINSKEKAATAEIQNQAQQLRVKGFESALSQRAQEEAMWTARNAPINKDEIFTNQKIAKLKEEETVQVTLNKEVGLYSVEQSKAESAASKRSSKVIADIKREIVLEEQLLHQRTKAIILSNQQAIKQNNISSGVQSVLGVDQGKLNKANIADFTGFQSSQNKLSELMLKYNVSLNQLNNLWSNLKTNTPMKAMSKEMSEVYSQLQLVTAAYSKVDARWGNQFNSVATSIKKAKDEMVRFSISWELAIKLVAVQLAHQAISSLIRNLQAGILSAIELQKRLAEVRTISQNNQLTTAEWQKGFEKVSNSYGIDMLDVIAGGYEAISNQVVSGAQAFKFMEEAAKFAITALVSTKDAVNILSTAINTYGETVEEANTLAAKYFKTIEVGRIRGEELANIGQVIVPAEQLGISLNELLGITATLTRHGLKSNETFTQLRGVFTALLKPTEAMKEFFDRMNVSSGEQLIASRGILGTFDALRDETKGLSTELAALVPRQRGMAGAMLLTGRAMQEVKEDILAIADSMGYYNKAVDIALESTGRRLQIELEKTRNYFRNDLGTVALKEILNVTEAFGGLDQSVKFVVDTLKLSLLPAIILTSRALVGLSLAHPFAAMFAGAALTITKFRQWSKESIEILNQISEDNLTWINKNADASKAETVKQINDIKNLFMGLGKESSKSLTVTLGAIKPFIETSANYYDSAFDHLKLEYTNFQSTVEKDLDQLKGNLTEFKSNIKSLESANISARSDFTKVKLSWELDETDTPQDKLNIIKRVIKQLDVERVDLFNTGNIKEAISKSNEMVSYYTQMHTLVKQITNENERNARATSDLIRKQKEENAQYKLKRQELKIQLIQLEQERKDPINEDGSSIKGRTAQRRELQHIREKELKIQESINELALEHAQKEEELKTKIDRKTQQTITYKDIEEQAALAIEKQIKYQEKMIIINRQLAKESETRLFTETLINNELKIVSNKAQKFDREKVTKLDDTEFKQAIKEQLDNISRLKELATERGFGDKGTKIASKLTESLKIVEEYELEKRALKSLDIANKQHINDTIGDINRLEKHLIDTRDNVTKTTSQMEVLASRISTEIEKGTKFADPESLIALKVAIRTFVNSGDIKQLDKVMGLLRGVNLKGEEVEFIDQSTGKQVLGPVLEGLKQELKSLQETSLSGTIDAKQINALSDLIILMESVTTGIKGTDKITPFTSMLADLEKGKVALDELGTTLKEKFNIPLENINEFERKVYNIDSVVLGIKAHFDSILEDMGKIIAPISIPTVPTKAFGGSIHGSDSVHAMLTPGEYVVNAGASRKFYSQLVAMNSGMRRFASGGPVTSINGDFNVSVNSSGNPGIDAVKIGKALRREIRRGRVSLV